The following are encoded in a window of Plasmodium cynomolgi strain B DNA, scaffold: 0818, whole genome shotgun sequence genomic DNA:
- a CDS encoding hypothetical protein (putative) translates to MDMQSNDLQNYHTICSNITLKKLDKVPNKKANGAVILMTLICKRILRYIHNHSLLHIPNSEYDGCILLNYWVYSILDRTFGSKNPNNVLPVFAILAQIWNYIVDKYRGNPQYIICEPDQNTIARRDWKQRKELYDNYGKCISDEYACPDVLKKYEEKKIVSEIKQLPCYSTIKGTSGSTSGDDLSHETAGRIEMLPASAVDLEDIASYIADVSDTQLDSGNSGIGTKVTHSIFGAAPVLLTGTMLYR, encoded by the exons ATGGATATGCAATCTAATGACTTACAGAATTATCATACAATTTGTAGTAATataacgttaaaaaaattagataaagtgccaaataaaaaagcaaatggGGCGGTAATATTAATGACACTAATTTGTAAAAGGATCCTaagatatatacataatcATTCATTATTGCATATTCCAAATTCTGAATACGATGGGTGTATTCTGTTAAATTATTGGGTATACAGTATATTGGATAGAACTTTTGGTTCTAAGAATCCTAATAATGTTCTTCCAGTTTTTGCCATACTAGCACAGATATGGAATTATATTGTTGATAAATATCGAGGTAATCCtcaatatataatatgtgaGCCAGACCAGAATACTATTGCGAGAAGAGACTGgaagcaaagaaaagaattgtaCGATAATTAT GGTAAATGTATATCTGATGAATACGCATGTCCAGAcgtcttaaaaaaatacgaggaaaaaaagattgTGTCTGAGATAAAACAATTACCATGTTATAGTACAATTAAAGGTACAAGTGGTTCCACTTCAGGGGATGATTTATCGCATGAAACTGCAGGCCGCATAGAAATGCTTCCAGCATCTGCAGTTGATTTAGAAGACATTGCAAGTTATATTGCAGATGTTTCTGATACCCAGTTAGATAGTGGAAATTCGGGAATTGGAACAAAAGTTACTCATTCAATTTTTGGCGCAGCTCCAGTTTTATTAACTGGCACTATGTTATAtaga